Part of the Catalinimonas alkaloidigena genome is shown below.
TCTGATATAAAAATCATCATGATGAGGGTGAATTTCATACTCATGATGTTCCTCTCTGGGGTTAAATACAATGAATGTCCCCTCCGGTTGGTGTGCAGGAAGAATCCTTACTTCAGTAGTAATTTTGCTTCCGATATCAATCAGTAAATATTTTTGATTTTTTGATAGGCTAATCGATACAAAAAAGCGCTCATCAGCTTCTTCAAAAACAACCAAATCATCCTCAGGACGAGTACCCAAAATATGCTTCTTTACCTGATAAGGTCGCATAGTATCGTCTAACACTACATAAAACAAAGTTTGGAAGTCCATGGCCCAGGCTGCCGAATCTGAGATATTATTGAGTTGATCTACCATGATCGTATGATCATGCAGATTTTTAAAATACAAGCGATACTGCTCAGACCCATCAGTATCTATGGCATAAGCCAAGGTCTTATGATCAGGACTGACTTCAAATATTCCTAAATGGAAATAGTCATGGCCTTCTGCAAGATGATTAGAGTCCAATAATACTTCTTCTTTCGCTTTTAAAGAACCAAATTTTCGGCAGTAGATACGATAATCTTTATTTGCTTCAGTTCTGGAGTAGTAGTAGTAATCATCTATGCGAACCGGTGCGCTCTGGTCATCCGGAACGATACGCGACTTCATTTCATCATAAAGCTGTTGCTCAGTTTTTTTCTGATGTTTCATGACTTCCCGGGCGTAGGCATTTTCAGCATTGAGGTAGGCAATTACATCAGGATTCTCTTTTTCCTGTAGCCAGGCATAGTTATCAATGATAGGTATATTATGTACTTTTTTAACACTTGCCTTTTGAGGCGCAATTGGAAATTGCTTCATAAAAAAATTGCTTTTAGGCTAAAATAAATAACAGACAGTATGCATCCTATCGGCAATACATCTGCTTGTCTATTCAACTGAATAAAGGCTGATTGAAATGATCAGGGACTAATAATACCGATGATGCGCTAAATACTGCTGCACATAATCACTTACACCCTCTTCCAGGCTATGAAAAGGAGTATGATAACCGATTGATTTGAGCTTGTGCATATCAGCTTCAGTAAAATACTGATATTTTTCTCGTATATCTTCGGGCGTATCTATGAAAGAGATATTTTCTTCTTTGTCAATCGCTTTAAAAACCGCTTTGGTAAGGTCCAGGAAGGTGCGTGCTTTACCACTTCCCAAATTATAGATACCTGAATCCTTCCGGTGCCTCATCAAAAAGTAGCAGACATTTACTACATCCTTGACATATACGAAATCTCGCATTTGCTCACCGTCTCTGTAATCTGGGTTATGAGAGCGGAATAGCTTCATCTCACCTTTTTGCTTAATCTGACCATAGGCGTGCCATATCACAGATGCCATTCTTCCTTTATGGTATTCATTGGGACCATAAACGTTGAAGAACTTGAGTCCAGCCCAGAAAAAAGGCTTTTGCTCCTGGGCTAATGCCCACTTATCAAATTCATTTTTGGATATTCCGTATGGGTTGAGCGGTTTTAACTTCGGAATGATACTCACATCGTCTTTATAACCTAATTCACCTGCGCCATAAGTAGCTGCCGAAGAAGCATAGACCAAAGGAATCTGGTAATTCACACAGCGTTTCCATATCTCTTTGCTATAGTTAACATTAAGCTTGTCAAAAACTGCGGTATCAAACTCCGTAGTATCAGTACGCGCACCGATATGAAAGATAAACTCAACTTCTTCATAATTTAGATCTAACCAGGCAAAAAACTCATCTCGCTCCACTTTTTTCTGAATTTTTTTACCTTCAAGGTTCTTTATTTTTTCCTGTGCTTCGGAGAGGCCTTCCTTGGGGTGGCCCTCTGCAAACTGGTCAACAGCGATGATATGATTAAAATTTTCCTGATTGAGTTTGGCAATTAAGCAGCTACCGATAAAGCCTGCGGCTCCTGTGACAATGATCATAGTTTAGGTTTTTTTGTTTAGTGACTTAATATAGGGAAGGATTCATCTTCTCTTCTTGTTATCAGACTGATATTTCGCGTGCTATTAATTATATTTGCGGCAAAATAAGCAGAGTCTATGATTTATGTAAGCAGAAGAGAGCATTTTAATGCTGCTCACAAACTATATAACCCAAACTGGACCAGAGAGAAGAATGAAGAAGTGTTTGGTCCCTGTGCTAACGATAATTGGCATGGACATAATTTTGAGATGATCGTAACGGTAAAAGGGAAGCCTGATCCCGAAACAGGATTTGTAGTCGATCTTAAAAAATTGAGCACACTGATCAGAGAGAGGGTCATTGAAAAGGTGGATCATAAAAACCTGAACCTGGATGTGGATTTTATGCAGGGTAAAATGGCCAGTTGTGAAATTCTGATTGAAGAAATCTGGAAAATACTGGCACCAGCGCTTAAAGATATCACTGATCGTGGGGTTTTACATGCTATCCGTTTGTATGAAACACCCAACAATTTTGTT
Proteins encoded:
- the rfaD gene encoding ADP-glyceromanno-heptose 6-epimerase, which gives rise to MIIVTGAAGFIGSCLIAKLNQENFNHIIAVDQFAEGHPKEGLSEAQEKIKNLEGKKIQKKVERDEFFAWLDLNYEEVEFIFHIGARTDTTEFDTAVFDKLNVNYSKEIWKRCVNYQIPLVYASSAATYGAGELGYKDDVSIIPKLKPLNPYGISKNEFDKWALAQEQKPFFWAGLKFFNVYGPNEYHKGRMASVIWHAYGQIKQKGEMKLFRSHNPDYRDGEQMRDFVYVKDVVNVCYFLMRHRKDSGIYNLGSGKARTFLDLTKAVFKAIDKEENISFIDTPEDIREKYQYFTEADMHKLKSIGYHTPFHSLEEGVSDYVQQYLAHHRYY
- a CDS encoding 6-pyruvoyl trahydropterin synthase family protein — translated: MIYVSRREHFNAAHKLYNPNWTREKNEEVFGPCANDNWHGHNFEMIVTVKGKPDPETGFVVDLKKLSTLIRERVIEKVDHKNLNLDVDFMQGKMASCEILIEEIWKILAPALKDITDRGVLHAIRLYETPNNFVDFFGEGVEPHDYLAYQESNMAQATH